A portion of the Cydia fagiglandana chromosome 7, ilCydFagi1.1, whole genome shotgun sequence genome contains these proteins:
- the LOC134666079 gene encoding caspase-like, whose amino-acid sequence MAGNGADSSDIPEDDLDGPTDGDDMSLEPEYYDMSQKRKMIIFNHFEYNDDYPELRKKPGTRHGTHRDVEALTKTGESLNFDVTAYHDGTHDEILGIMDDFCKQDHKDTSCVCVCILTHGLGGGRLFARDKSFNLADIVSKLQDHAPGLVGKPKLLIVQACRGVLLDAGKLVHVDGAGEVLLLPSHIDTLVLRSSVEDYRSFRSGRGSWLIQEFCRVVDAKHRQMDLMQMIVIVSRLVARERLSKCPMNSLAHNKKQTPEMRSTLLKTIRFTDPV is encoded by the exons ATGGCGGGAAACGGCGCTGACTCTAGTGACATTCCAGAAGACGATCTCGACGG GCCCACCGACGGAGATGATATGTCCTTAGAACCGGAATACTATGACATGTCACAGAAGAGGAAGATGATCATATTTAACCATTTCGAGTACAACGATGATTACCCAGAACTAAG AAAAAAGCCGGGGACGCGCCACGGCACGCATCGCGACGTGGAAGCTCTCACAAAGACCGGGGAGAGCCTGAACTTTGATGTCACAGCCTACCACGATGGAACTCACGATGAGATTCTTGGCATCATGGACGATT TTTGCAAGCAGGATCACAAAGACACGTCCTGCGTTTGTGTGTGCATCCTCACTCACGGCTTGGGTGGCGGCCGGCTGTTCGCGCGCGATAAGTCCTTCAATCTGGCAGACATCGTCAGCAAGCTACAAGACCACGCGCCTGGCCTG GTGGGCAAGCCGAAGCTGTTGATCGTACAGGCATGTCGCGGCGTGCTGCTGGACGCGGGCAAGCTGGTGCATGTCGACGGGGCTGGTGAAGTACTGTTACTACCCTCGCATATCGACACATTGGTGCTACGCTCCTCCGTGGAAG ACTACCGGTCATTCCGCAGTGGCCGCGGCTCTTGGTTGATCCAAGAGTTTTGCCGCGTAGTGGATGCCAAGCATCGCCAGATGGACCTGATGCAGATGATCGTGATAGTCAGCAGACTGGTGGCTCGCGA GCGCTTGTCCAAATGTCCAATGAATTCCTTGGCACACAACAAAAAGCAGACGCCGGAGATGCGGTCCACGCTGCTGAAGACCATACGCTTCACCGACCCTGTCTAG
- the LOC134666246 gene encoding caspase-like has protein sequence MAESEVDFGNLFKKKPDRSQDEQNKNDNRREPPPPAALNFDPRDWYYDMSGDKIMVIFNHNTYKRTRYFRDKKPTSRTGTLCDVRALTETFSKLGFQVTPYHDMTHDQILTTLGELCAQQHTNTSCVCVCVLTHGESGGELFANDRPYEMSDLLNKLQYNAPGLVGKPKLVIVQACRGGTVDAGQVVQLDGIGDPTRLPSHVDTLVLTSSVEDYVSWRDYYGSWLIQELCRVVNATYRHLDVVQMAALVTSLVARERESNTPSNLTTHRMKQTPELRSTLTKLLRFDL, from the exons ATGGCGGAGAGCGAGGTAGATTTCGGCAACCTCTTCAAGAAGAAACCAGACAG GTCACAGGATGAACAGAATAAGAATGATAACCGCCGGGAGCCACCGCCACCCGCGGCACTCAACTTCGACCCTCGCGATTGGTACTACGACATGTCGGGGGACAAGATTATGGTCATATTTAACCATAACACCTATAAGAGGACACGATATTTCAG AGACAAGAAACCAACGTCACGTACGGGCACGTTGTGCGACGTGCGTGCACTGACTGAGACCTTCTCCAAACTGGGCTTCCAAGTCACGCCCTACCATGATATGACGCACGATCAGATCCTGACGACACTCGGCGAGT TGTGTGCGCAACAACATACCAACACGTCGTGCGTATGTGTATGCGTACTTACGCACGGCGAGAGCGGGGGAGAGTTGTTCGCGAACGACCGCCCGTACGAAATGAGCGATCTACTGAACAAGCTGCAATACAACGCGCCCGGCCTG GTAGGCAAGCCGAAGCTAGTAATCGTGCAGGCTTGCCGCGGAGGGACAGTGGACGCGGGGCAGGTCGTGCAGCTGGACGGTATCGGGGACCCCACGCGGCTGCCTTCCCATGTGGACACCCTGGTGCTCACCTCCTCAGTAGAAG ATTACGTGTCTTGGCGGGACTATTACGGGTCGTGGTTGATCCAGGAGCTGTGCCGCGTGGTGAACGCCACCTACCGACACTTAGATGTAGTACAGATGGCTGCCCTTGTCACTTCGCTCGTCGCACGCGA ACGCGAGTCCAACACGCCGAGCAACCTGACGACCCACAGAATGAAGCAGACTCCCGAATTACGCTCGACCCTCACCAAATTACTCCGCTTCGACTTGTAG